The stretch of DNA TCAAGTTCTCTTATCCAATTTTGTGTATTTTTTATAAGCGCTATGATTTGTATGAATAAACCTGTTGGTGGCGTATCAATAATAAGATACTCAAAATTATCCTTTATTTTTATATATGTCTCATAGATTGCATTAAGACAGATATATTCTGTTATTCCAGGCGTATATTTTAGTGTGTTAAATATATTCTCAAGATTAAAGATTGTTAAGTATTTATACTGAGATTTAATTGAGTCTATAGTTTTGTTTGTTATTTCTTCTTTCTTTTTATCTAGATGTAATTCCTCAACTGTTAAATATTCATTTATAGTCTTAATTGAGGATTTTGAGTTAATGCGATAGAAATCAAATACATTATTAGCTGGGTCAATTGATAATAAATAGGTGTGTTTTTTACTTTTTGATAGATAATTTGCTGTATTGCATGATATAGTTGTTTTGCCGACACCCCCTTTCCCAAGAAAAAATAAAACCTTTAAACTATCCGATATCAAAACTACCTATCCATTTCATAAGTTGATCATCTAACTCCATAGAATGTTCAAGCATAGTTAAAATTTCTTCTTCAATATAGGGTATAATTTTTAAAGAAAGGCTTGTAGGAAATATTGGTAAACCTATAAAATTTGACATAATAAGTAGCGCAAATATATTTTTATAAGCATTTAATTCTTCTTCTATTAAGTTGCTCGGTGCCTCTAAGATACCTCTTAAGATATTTAAAAAGGGATGAATCATTTAGCTAGTTAACACCCATTGAAAGATTATTCAATCATACTGTTAGGTTTGTAAAAATCATAAATTAGCATGAAATTTAGAAGTAACATTAGTATTGTTATAACACCTAACAAAACTGCCTGAAAAGGTGCGGTATTGAAAAAGCCTGCTACAGGAACTATTAAATACCATATTAATGCTGAAGTCACAGTAACCCATAGTAAAAGTGCTGGTATTAGCACAAAGTAGGCTTTTTTTCTTTGCACCCTAATAACCCATGCCGATGTTGTTATAAGTGCAATTGATGCCAACATTTGATTTGCACCACCAAAGGCAGGCCAAATCATCGACCAAGCGCCACTCCAAGCAAGTGTAATGCCAATTAGAGCAGGTATAGTTGATGCAACCCACCTATTTGTTATAAATGTATAAAAATCTTTGTTACTTTTCTTTAGAGGTTCGCTAAGCTCATTAATTGCATATCTAGCAAGTCTATTTGATGTATCAAGGGTTGTCAAAGCAAAGGATGCAACCCATAGTGAAGCTATGATGGTTATTATTTTGCTAGGCAGACCAAATAGATAATTTGCAGCATTGCCATATGCAGATGCGAATACACCAATTGGCCCTCCATAATTATTCAACGTTGAAACATAATTATTAGCAAACATTGTTTTATCCGATAAATCAAGCCCTTTAAAAATACCAAAAGCTGAAACAGTAGCAATAACAATGGTTGAGAGAAAACCTTCTACTAGCATTGATCCATAACCTATAAACTGTGCATCATTTTCGCTAGAGATCTGTTTTGATGTTGTGCCTGAGGCAACTAAGGAGTGAAATCCTGATAGTGAACCACATGCAATAATAAGTGGTATAACAGGCCAAAAGGGCGTTGAATAACCTCTTATTATATGTGCGCTAAATAATGTAACTGTTGGTGTTGAAAGGTGTTTAAATGAAAAAACCATAATTATAGCGCCAAATAAAAGACAAACAACCAAAAGCCAAGAGTTTAGATAGTCTCTTGGTTGTAACAAAACATTAACAGGTAGTGATGAGGCAATTATTATATATATTAATAATATAGCCATCCACATCTGATAATTTAGTTTTATTGGTATGAAATACCCAACAACTATAGAGATAATATACAATATTAGTGCTATAGTTGTAGCAATTTTGAAATTTACATTTCTTCTATAAATGAGGTAGCCCAATAAGAGTGCAACAATAATTGTTAATAAATATACAGTTGGAACTGAGGGCTCATCAACGTGCAATTTACCAACAACTGCCGAGAAAGCTGCTATCACTAATATTAAAACAAGAAGAACAAACCATCCACATAATTTTCCTGCTCTTTCTTTTATTATTTTACCTGCTACCCACTGTATAGAGTGACCATTGTGCCTTATTGAACTGATTAGGGAAAGATAATCGTGGACAGCTCCAATTAAGATATTTCCAAACCAAACCCATAGAATAGCCGGTAACCATCCCCATGCAAGGGCTATAACAGGCCCTACGATAGGTGCAGCACCAGCAATTGAGGCAAAGTGATGACCAAAGAGGATGTATCTATTTGCTGGAACATAATCCACGCCGTCGAATAATCTTTTTGATGGAGCTTCTTCAATACTTTTCCCTACTACCTTTTTATTAATATATCTACCATAGGTAAAGTATGTAATAAAATATATTAATAAGCCTATTATAACAATAATTGTTGTAGATGCCATTATATTTAAACTAGCCTTTATTCTATTACAATTATATAGTGCTAAGGATAATTGTCAAAACAAATTTTACGGGTTAAGCTCTTTAAAATTAATTTAAATTAGTTATTATATGTTTATATGCACTATTTACTGCTAACCCTATGTCACATTTATATCCTAAATCATTCAATATTAACCCTAGCGCATTAATAAATAAAATTAAATTATTTTTATTACAAGTATAGCCCATAAGTCCAATTCGCCATATCTTACCAGCATATTCACCAAGTCCAGGGCCTATTTCAATGTTAAAATCATTCAAAAGCTTCATTCTAACAGTTTTGTCATCAACATTGTTAGGCAGGTAAACAGAAGTAAGTTCAGGTAGTCTATATTTTTCTTCTTCTACAAATAATTTTAAACCCATCGATTCTAAAGCCTTATGAAGAGCTTGGCCTAATGTAAGATGCCTATTAAATACATTTTCTAAGCCTTCATCTAATATATTGCTAAGGGCTCTGTGTAGTGCATAGATTGAGGATATTGGTGCTGTATGATGATATACTCTCTCTTTGCCACCCCAATAGTTTGCAATCATATTTATATCTAAATACCAACTTTGCACCTTTTTCCTTCTATTTCTTATAACATTTAAAGCCTTTTCATTAAATGTTACCGGTGAAAGCCCAGGAGGTGCCGAGAGGCATTTTTGTGTGCCTGCATAGG from Deferribacterota bacterium encodes:
- a CDS encoding TRC40/GET3/ArsA family transport-energizing ATPase, which encodes MISDSLKVLFFLGKGGVGKTTISCNTANYLSKSKKHTYLLSIDPANNVFDFYRINSKSSIKTINEYLTVEELHLDKKKEEITNKTIDSIKSQYKYLTIFNLENIFNTLKYTPGITEYICLNAIYETYIKIKDNFEYLIIDTPPTGLFIQIIALIKNTQNWIRELEKIRTKLLNKKEQLANIKRIKSEKKLTDNDKILNILKEEENIYTLLENIINDLKTNLILIINNDSISKKEGLYIINTLRELNVNINKVIINKANTKDIELESLYKNYYLHFIPNFESYNSINLDNKYIKDIVEI
- a CDS encoding alanine--glyoxylate aminotransferase family protein gives rise to the protein MSYNLKVPERILMGPGPSNVSPSVLEASGKPMIGHLDPDFIRIMDEVTIMLRKIFQTDNKLTFPVSATGSAGMETVCANLIEEKDNVLICINGIFGKRMADVAERCGANVYTVESRWGHIIEPEDVKKALEKAKFKMVGIVHAETSTGVWQPLEEISKIVHEAGALFVTDHVTALGGIPVEIDKLQIDAAYAGTQKCLSAPPGLSPVTFNEKALNVIRNRRKKVQSWYLDINMIANYWGGKERVYHHTAPISSIYALHRALSNILDEGLENVFNRHLTLGQALHKALESMGLKLFVEEEKYRLPELTSVYLPNNVDDKTVRMKLLNDFNIEIGPGLGEYAGKIWRIGLMGYTCNKNNLILFINALGLILNDLGYKCDIGLAVNSAYKHIITNLN
- a CDS encoding carbon starvation protein A, giving the protein MASTTIIVIIGLLIYFITYFTYGRYINKKVVGKSIEEAPSKRLFDGVDYVPANRYILFGHHFASIAGAAPIVGPVIALAWGWLPAILWVWFGNILIGAVHDYLSLISSIRHNGHSIQWVAGKIIKERAGKLCGWFVLLVLILVIAAFSAVVGKLHVDEPSVPTVYLLTIIVALLLGYLIYRRNVNFKIATTIALILYIISIVVGYFIPIKLNYQMWMAILLIYIIIASSLPVNVLLQPRDYLNSWLLVVCLLFGAIIMVFSFKHLSTPTVTLFSAHIIRGYSTPFWPVIPLIIACGSLSGFHSLVASGTTSKQISSENDAQFIGYGSMLVEGFLSTIVIATVSAFGIFKGLDLSDKTMFANNYVSTLNNYGGPIGVFASAYGNAANYLFGLPSKIITIIASLWVASFALTTLDTSNRLARYAINELSEPLKKSNKDFYTFITNRWVASTIPALIGITLAWSGAWSMIWPAFGGANQMLASIALITTSAWVIRVQRKKAYFVLIPALLLWVTVTSALIWYLIVPVAGFFNTAPFQAVLLGVITILMLLLNFMLIYDFYKPNSMIE